From the Robbsia betulipollinis genome, the window AGCATGCCGGTCATCGCGGCGCCGACGGTGCCGGAAAAGACGGTTTCGATGCCCAGGTTGCCGCCCCGGTTCACGCCCGAGAGCACGGCATCGGGCGGTGCGTCGCGCATCAGATGGCGCGCGGCCATCGCCACGCAGTCGCCCGGCGTGCCGGTCACCCCGAAACGCCGTTCGCCGCGTTCGACGACGCGCAGCGGCCCGTGCAGGCTGACCGAGTGCGAGGTGCCGCTCTGATCGGTCTCCGGCGCGACGATCCAGACCTCGCGCGCGAGCGTGGCCGCGATCTTTTCCAGGATCCGCAGGCCGGGGGCGTCGATGCCGTCGTCGTTGGTCAGGAGGACGCGATCGAGCAGCGGGACGGAAGCGGATTCGGGCATGACGGGGTCTCCTGTGAGATGGCACGGGCGCGGCGGCACCCGCCGCGTACCGGTGATGCCGGCGGGTGCCGTTCGCGGCCGGCATGGCGAACCATCTTACGCGCTTTGAGGGGGCGCGAAACCCCGGCCCTACGGCCCTGGCGGAACGGCATGCACGCTTTTGCGTTATAATCCCTGGTTATTCTTTTGCGAAACAGGGCGTTAGCGTCAGTGGACGGATCCGTCCATCCCGCTTTTCTTCCCCGCTCTCGTTACCTCTCCTGCCCCTCTGCGATGCTCCCTCCGACGATGCCGACGACGCATTCCCACGCCAACGACGGCGCCCTCGTCCTGCTCTCCGGCGGGCAGGACTCGGCCACCTGCGTGGCATGGGCGCTCGAGCGCTTCGGCCGGGTCGAGACGATCGGCTTCGACTACGGCCAGCGCCACCGGGTCGAGCTGATATGCCGGCTGGATTTTCGTGAGCGTCTGGCGCGGGAATTTCCGGTCTGGGGCGCGCGCCTGGGCGAGGATCATCTGGTCGATCTGTCGCTGCTGTCGCAGATCAGCGACACCGCGATGACGCAGGAGATCGCGATCCAGGCGCGCGAGGACGGCCTGCCGAACACCTTCGTACCCGGGCGCAACCTGCTGTTCATGACCGTGGCGGCGGCGCTCGCCTACCGGCGCGGGCTGCGCACGCTCGTCGGCGGCATGTGCGAGACCGATTTTTCCGGCTATCCGGACTGCCGCGACGACACGCTCAAGGCGCTGCAGGTGGCGCTGAATCTGGGCATGGACCGGCGCTTCATCCTGGAGACGCCGCTGATGTGGATCGACAAGGCGGCCACGTGGCAGCTTGCCGAAACGCTGGGCGGGGTCGCGCTCGTCGATCTGGTGCGCGAGACGACGCATACCTGCTATCTGGGCGACCGCAGCCAGCGGCACGACTGGGGCTATGGCTGCGGGTCCTGCCCGGCATGCGAACTGCGCGCGCGCGGGTACGCCGCGTACCGGGCGTCGCGCGGGGGGGAGAAAGAGCGGCAGAGCGAAGGGCAAGACAACGGACAAGGCAGCGACGCAGCGACGCGGGGGCGGGCATGACGTATTCGGTCAAGGAAATCTTCTACACCCTGCAGGGCGAGGGTGCGAACGCGGGCCGCCCGGCGGTGTTCTGCCGGTTCTCGGGCTGCAATCTGTGGACGGGACGCGAGGCGGACCGGGCGAGCTCGGTCTGCCGCTTCTGCGACACCGATTTCGTCGGCACCGATGGCCTGAACGGCGCAAAATTCCGCACGCCCGCCGAACTGGCGGCGCAGATCGCCGCGCTCTGGCCGGCCGGCGAGCAGTATCGGTTCGTGGTCTGCACGGGCGGCGAGCCGCTGTTGCAACTCGACCGGCCGCTGATCGACGCGCTGCACGCCGAGAATTTCGAGATCGCGATCGAGACCAACGGCACGCTGCCGGTGCCCGAGGGCATCGACTGGGTGTGCGTCAGCCCGAAGGCCGACGCGACGCTGGTGGTCACCCAGGGCGACGAACTGAAAGTCGTGATGCCGCAGGAGCGCCAGCGCCTGGAGGCCTATGCGGCGCTCGCGTTCACCCACTTCCTGGTGCAGCCGATGGACGGACCGTCGCGCGACATCAATACGCGACTGGCGATCGACTGGTGCCAGCGGCATCCCCGCTGGCGCCTGTCGATGCAGACCCACAAGTACCTGAATATCGCCTGAGCCCGCGGGCCGGCACGCCGATGAGACCAGCAACATGAGAATCACCCGCCGCCTCGAATTCGACGCGGGACACCGCATCCCCGACCACCGCAGCCAGTGCCGCAATCTGCACGGGCACCGCTACGTGCTCGACATCACCCTGCAGGGCGCCACGGTCGACGAGGCCGGTTCGCCGGAACG encodes:
- the queC gene encoding 7-cyano-7-deazaguanine synthase QueC, producing MPTTHSHANDGALVLLSGGQDSATCVAWALERFGRVETIGFDYGQRHRVELICRLDFRERLAREFPVWGARLGEDHLVDLSLLSQISDTAMTQEIAIQAREDGLPNTFVPGRNLLFMTVAAALAYRRGLRTLVGGMCETDFSGYPDCRDDTLKALQVALNLGMDRRFILETPLMWIDKAATWQLAETLGGVALVDLVRETTHTCYLGDRSQRHDWGYGCGSCPACELRARGYAAYRASRGGEKERQSEGQDNGQGSDAATRGRA
- the queE gene encoding 7-carboxy-7-deazaguanine synthase, giving the protein MTYSVKEIFYTLQGEGANAGRPAVFCRFSGCNLWTGREADRASSVCRFCDTDFVGTDGLNGAKFRTPAELAAQIAALWPAGEQYRFVVCTGGEPLLQLDRPLIDALHAENFEIAIETNGTLPVPEGIDWVCVSPKADATLVVTQGDELKVVMPQERQRLEAYAALAFTHFLVQPMDGPSRDINTRLAIDWCQRHPRWRLSMQTHKYLNIA